A single window of Kitasatospora sp. HUAS MG31 DNA harbors:
- a CDS encoding DNA gyrase/topoisomerase IV subunit A, with translation MARRSSPTPPPGDFEERILDVDVVDEMQGSFLEYAYSVIYSRALPDARDGLKPVHRRILYQANEMGLRPERGHVKCARLVGEVMGRLHPHGDASIYDAVVRMAQPFSMRLPLIDGHGNFGSLGNDDPPAAMRYTESRLTAASMSLVESIHEDTVDFGPNYDGSEQEPLVLPSAFPNLLVNGATGIAVGMATNMPPHNLSEVVAAARHLIKHPAADLDTLMRFVPGPDLPTGGRIVGLSGIRDAYESGRGTFKIRATASVQDVTARRKGIVVTELPYAVGPEKVIAKIKDLVNAKKLQGIADVKDLTDRENGLRLVIEVKNGFVPEAVLEQLYKLTPMEETFGINNVALVDGQPLTLGLKELLEVYVDHRFTVVKRRSDFRRRKRQDRLHLVEGLLVALVDIDEVIALIRSSEDAAQAKERLMARFGLSETQTAYILDTPLRRLTKFDRVELEAEKAKLISEIAELTEILESDAKLRSVVSGELGAVAKQFGTARRTVLLEAGAVPSGALAVPLEVADDPCRVLLSSTGLLARTSGMEPVETEGARAKHDVIVSAVPATARGDVGVVTSAGRVLRLAVIDLPAVPEGSAALAGGAAVGEFLRLEAEESALALTTLDESSPGLALGTLQGVVKRVVPEWPANKDEFEVIALREGDRVVGAVELRTGEEDLVFVASDAQLLRYPAGQVRPQGRPAGGMAGIKLADGQRVLSFTAVDPAADAVVLSVAGASGTLAGGVQTTWKVTPFEQYPRKGRATGGVRCQRFLRGEDGLVFAWAGPVPALAAAADGSPVALPERDPRRDGSGSPVAKPVAAVGGRA, from the coding sequence ATGGCCCGCCGCAGTTCGCCCACTCCGCCGCCCGGTGACTTCGAGGAGCGGATCCTCGACGTCGATGTCGTGGACGAGATGCAGGGCTCGTTCCTCGAGTACGCGTACTCGGTGATCTATTCGCGTGCGCTGCCGGATGCGCGGGACGGTCTGAAGCCGGTGCACCGGCGGATCCTGTACCAGGCGAACGAGATGGGTCTGCGGCCGGAGCGCGGGCACGTGAAGTGTGCGCGGCTGGTCGGCGAGGTGATGGGCCGGTTGCATCCGCACGGTGACGCGTCGATCTACGACGCGGTGGTGCGGATGGCGCAGCCGTTCTCGATGCGGTTGCCGTTGATCGACGGGCACGGGAACTTCGGTTCGCTGGGGAACGACGATCCGCCGGCGGCGATGCGGTACACGGAGTCGCGGCTGACGGCGGCGTCGATGTCGCTGGTGGAGTCGATCCACGAGGACACGGTCGACTTCGGGCCGAACTACGACGGTAGTGAGCAGGAGCCGTTGGTCCTGCCGTCGGCGTTCCCGAATCTGCTGGTGAACGGTGCGACGGGTATCGCGGTGGGTATGGCGACGAACATGCCGCCGCACAACCTGTCGGAGGTGGTGGCGGCGGCGCGGCACCTGATCAAGCACCCGGCTGCGGATCTGGACACGCTGATGCGGTTCGTTCCGGGTCCGGATCTGCCGACGGGTGGCCGGATCGTGGGGCTGTCGGGGATCCGGGACGCGTACGAGTCGGGCCGGGGGACGTTCAAGATCCGGGCGACGGCGTCGGTGCAGGACGTGACGGCGCGGCGCAAGGGCATCGTGGTGACGGAGCTGCCGTACGCGGTGGGTCCCGAGAAGGTGATCGCGAAGATCAAGGATCTGGTCAACGCGAAGAAGCTGCAGGGGATCGCGGACGTCAAGGATCTGACGGACCGTGAGAACGGTCTGCGGCTGGTGATCGAGGTGAAGAACGGCTTCGTTCCGGAGGCCGTTCTGGAGCAGTTGTACAAGTTGACGCCGATGGAGGAGACCTTCGGCATCAACAACGTGGCGCTGGTGGACGGTCAGCCGTTGACGCTGGGGCTCAAGGAGCTGTTGGAGGTCTACGTCGACCACCGGTTCACGGTGGTGAAGCGGCGGAGTGACTTCCGGCGGCGGAAGCGGCAGGACCGGCTGCACCTGGTCGAGGGTCTGCTGGTGGCCCTGGTGGACATCGACGAGGTGATCGCGCTCATCCGGTCGAGTGAGGACGCGGCGCAGGCGAAGGAGCGTCTGATGGCCCGGTTCGGGCTGTCGGAGACGCAGACGGCGTACATCCTGGACACGCCGCTGCGGCGGTTGACGAAGTTCGACCGGGTGGAGCTGGAGGCGGAGAAGGCGAAGCTGATCTCGGAGATCGCGGAGCTGACGGAGATCCTGGAGTCCGACGCGAAGCTGCGCAGCGTGGTGTCGGGCGAGTTGGGCGCGGTGGCGAAGCAGTTCGGGACGGCGCGGCGGACGGTGTTGCTGGAGGCGGGGGCGGTGCCGAGTGGGGCGCTGGCGGTGCCGCTGGAGGTGGCGGACGATCCGTGCCGGGTGCTGTTGTCGTCGACGGGTCTGCTGGCGCGGACGTCGGGGATGGAGCCGGTGGAGACCGAGGGTGCCCGGGCGAAGCACGATGTGATCGTGTCGGCGGTGCCGGCGACGGCGCGTGGTGACGTGGGTGTGGTGACGTCGGCGGGCCGGGTGTTGCGGCTGGCGGTGATCGATCTTCCGGCGGTGCCGGAGGGGTCGGCGGCGTTGGCGGGTGGGGCCGCGGTGGGCGAGTTCCTGCGTCTGGAGGCGGAGGAGTCGGCGTTGGCGTTGACGACGTTGGACGAGTCGTCGCCGGGGTTGGCGTTGGGCACGCTGCAGGGTGTGGTGAAGCGTGTGGTGCCGGAGTGGCCGGCGAACAAGGACGAGTTCGAGGTGATCGCGCTCAGGGAGGGCGATCGGGTGGTCGGTGCGGTGGAGTTGCGTACCGGCGAGGAGGATCTGGTGTTCGTCGCCTCGGATGCGCAGTTGCTGCGGTATCCGGCGGGTCAGGTGCGGCCGCAGGGTCGGCCGGCCGGTGGTATGGCGGGGATCAAGCTGGCGGACGGGCAGCGGGTGTTGTCGTTCACGGCGGTGGATCCGGCGGCGGATGCGGTGGTGCTGTCGGTGGCCGGTGCTTCGGGGACGTTGGCGGGTGGGGTGCAGACGACGTGGAAGGTGACGCCGTTCGAGCAGTATCCGCGGAAGGGCCGGGCGACGGGTGGGGTGCGGTGCCAGCGCTTCCTGCGCGGGGAGGACGGTCTGGTGTTCGCCTGGGCCGGTCCGGTGCCGGCGCTGGCCGCGGCGGCGGACGGTTCGCCGGTGGCGCTGCCGGAGCGTGACCCGCGCCGCGACGGTTCGGGGTCGCCGGTGGCGAAGCCGGTGGCGGCGGTGGGTGGCCGCGCGTAG
- a CDS encoding M16 family metallopeptidase, whose product MANPAPASDRGIAITEHRLANGLRVVLSEDHLTPVTAVCLWYDVGSRHEVKGRTGLAHLFEHLMFQGSANVTGNGHFELVQGAGGSLNGTTSFERTNYFETMPAHQLELALWLEADRMGSLLAALDDTSMENQRDVVKNERRQRYDNVPYGTAFEKLTALSFPDGHPYHHTPIGSMADLDAATLEDARTFFRTYYAPNNAVLAIVGDIDPDQAITWVEKYFGTIPAHDGKQPPRDGTLPDTIGREIRELIEEDVPSRATMAAYRLPHDGTREADAADLALTILGSGESSRLYNRLVRRDRTAVAAGFGLLRLAGAPSLGWLDVKASAGATNEQIQAAVDEELARFATEGPTAEELERAQAQIEREWLDRLTTVAGRADELCRYAVLFGDPGLVNGALDKVLDVTAEEVRAVAAARLHPDNRAVLVYEPTTPTDGDDADHPGDTATTDDAETQEEPAA is encoded by the coding sequence ATGGCCAACCCGGCACCCGCCTCCGACCGAGGCATCGCCATCACCGAACACCGCCTGGCCAACGGCCTGCGCGTGGTGCTCTCCGAGGACCACCTCACCCCCGTCACCGCGGTCTGCCTCTGGTACGACGTCGGCTCACGCCACGAGGTCAAGGGCCGCACCGGCCTCGCCCACCTCTTCGAGCACCTGATGTTCCAGGGCTCCGCCAACGTCACCGGCAACGGCCACTTCGAACTCGTCCAGGGCGCCGGCGGCAGCCTCAACGGCACCACCAGCTTCGAGCGCACCAACTACTTCGAGACCATGCCCGCCCACCAGCTGGAGCTCGCCCTCTGGCTCGAAGCCGACCGCATGGGCTCCCTCCTCGCCGCCCTCGACGACACCTCCATGGAGAACCAGCGGGACGTCGTCAAGAACGAACGCCGCCAGCGGTACGACAACGTCCCCTACGGCACCGCCTTCGAGAAGCTCACCGCTCTCTCCTTCCCCGACGGTCACCCCTACCACCACACCCCCATCGGCTCCATGGCCGACCTCGACGCCGCCACCCTCGAGGACGCCCGCACCTTCTTCCGCACCTACTACGCCCCCAACAACGCCGTCCTCGCCATCGTCGGCGACATCGACCCCGACCAGGCCATCACCTGGGTCGAGAAGTACTTCGGCACCATCCCCGCCCACGACGGCAAGCAGCCACCCCGCGACGGCACCCTCCCCGACACCATCGGCCGCGAGATCCGCGAACTCATCGAGGAGGACGTCCCCAGCCGCGCCACCATGGCCGCCTACCGCCTCCCCCACGACGGCACCCGCGAGGCCGACGCCGCCGACCTCGCCCTCACCATCCTCGGCAGCGGCGAATCCAGCCGCCTCTACAACCGGCTCGTCCGCCGCGACCGCACCGCCGTCGCCGCCGGCTTCGGCCTCCTCCGCCTCGCCGGAGCCCCCAGCCTCGGCTGGCTCGACGTCAAGGCCAGCGCCGGCGCCACCAACGAGCAGATCCAGGCCGCCGTCGACGAGGAACTGGCCCGCTTCGCCACCGAAGGCCCCACCGCCGAGGAACTCGAACGCGCCCAGGCCCAGATCGAGCGCGAATGGCTCGACCGCCTCACCACCGTCGCCGGCCGCGCCGACGAACTCTGCCGCTACGCCGTCCTCTTCGGCGACCCCGGCCTGGTCAACGGCGCACTCGACAAGGTCCTCGACGTCACCGCCGAGGAGGTCCGCGCCGTCGCCGCCGCCCGGCTCCACCCCGACAACCGCGCCGTCCTCGTCTACGAACCCACCACGCCGACCGACGGCGACGACGCCGACCACCCCGGCGACACCGCGACGACCGACGACGCCGAGACCCAGGAGGAGCCGGCCGCATGA
- a CDS encoding M16 family metallopeptidase — MSSDPTPAMTFHPQPQPGTSTPWAFPTPERATLANGITVLHCHRPGQQLVSVDLILDAPLAVEPEGLDGVAGILARALSEGTDTLTAEQFAGELERAGATLDAHADHPALRVSLEVPASRLERGLTLLGDALRAPALPADEIERLVANRLDEIVHEQANPARRAAKALYATLFEADDRLSRPRGGTTDTVKTVDRDAVKAFYDAHIHPATTTAVIVGDLTGGDLLATLETTLGTWTGPTAKPGTHAPVTADDTGRVIIVDRPGSVQTQLLIGRIGPDRHDPTWAAQILGTYCLGGTLTSRLDRVLREEKGYTYGVRAFAQPLRSAADGTGRALIAISGSVDTDSTAPALADTWTILRTLAAEGLTDAERDEAVQYLVGVAPLKYETASSVGATLADQVEQNLPDDFQGEIYRQLAALDTESATRAVVAAFPPDRLVTVLVGDAATITEPVRALGIGEVTVIAN, encoded by the coding sequence ATGAGCAGCGACCCCACCCCCGCGATGACCTTCCACCCCCAGCCCCAGCCCGGCACCTCCACCCCCTGGGCCTTCCCCACCCCCGAACGCGCCACCCTGGCCAACGGCATCACCGTCCTCCACTGCCACCGCCCCGGCCAGCAGCTCGTCTCCGTCGACCTCATCCTCGACGCCCCCCTCGCCGTCGAACCCGAGGGCCTCGACGGCGTCGCCGGCATCCTCGCCCGCGCCCTCAGCGAGGGCACCGACACCCTCACCGCCGAGCAGTTCGCCGGCGAACTCGAGCGCGCCGGCGCCACCCTCGACGCCCACGCCGACCACCCCGCCCTCCGGGTCTCCCTCGAAGTCCCCGCCTCCCGGCTCGAACGCGGCCTCACCCTCCTCGGCGACGCCCTCCGCGCCCCCGCACTCCCGGCCGACGAGATCGAACGCCTCGTCGCCAACCGCCTCGACGAGATCGTCCACGAGCAGGCCAACCCCGCCCGGCGCGCCGCCAAGGCCCTCTACGCCACCCTGTTCGAGGCCGACGACCGCCTCTCCCGCCCCCGCGGCGGCACCACCGACACCGTCAAGACCGTCGACCGCGACGCGGTCAAGGCCTTCTACGACGCCCACATCCACCCCGCCACCACCACCGCCGTCATCGTCGGCGACCTCACCGGCGGCGACCTCCTCGCCACCCTCGAGACCACCCTCGGCACCTGGACCGGCCCCACCGCCAAGCCCGGCACCCACGCCCCCGTCACCGCCGACGACACCGGCCGCGTGATCATCGTCGACCGCCCGGGATCGGTCCAGACCCAGCTCCTCATCGGCCGCATCGGCCCCGACCGCCACGACCCCACCTGGGCCGCCCAGATCCTCGGCACCTACTGCCTCGGCGGCACCCTCACCAGCCGCCTCGACCGCGTCCTGCGCGAGGAGAAGGGCTACACCTACGGCGTCCGCGCCTTCGCCCAGCCCCTGCGCTCCGCCGCCGACGGCACCGGCCGCGCCCTGATCGCCATCAGCGGCTCCGTGGACACCGACTCCACCGCCCCCGCCCTCGCCGACACCTGGACCATCCTGCGCACCCTCGCCGCCGAGGGTCTCACCGACGCCGAACGCGACGAAGCCGTCCAGTACCTCGTCGGCGTCGCCCCCCTCAAGTACGAGACCGCCAGCTCCGTCGGCGCCACCCTCGCCGACCAGGTCGAGCAGAACCTGCCCGACGACTTCCAGGGCGAGATCTACCGGCAGCTCGCCGCCCTCGACACGGAGTCCGCCACCCGTGCCGTCGTCGCCGCCTTCCCGCCCGACCGGCTCGTCACCGTCCTCGTCGGCGACGCCGCCACCATCACCGAACCCGTCAGGGCCCTCGGCATCGGCGAGGTCACCGTCATCGCCAACTGA
- a CDS encoding RtcB family protein, translated as MSYTEVPGIRVPIRMWTDPATVEGQAMQQLRNISSLPWLHGLAVMPDVHLGKGATVGSVIAMKGAVCPAAVGVDIGCGMTAVKTSLTAADLPDDLSRLRSKIEQAIPVGRGLHSEPVGPGKLHGLSTAGFGGLWERFDGIASEVLWKRERAAQQMGTLGGGNHFIELCVDEAGAVWLMLHSGSRNIGKELAEHHMGVARSLPHNQGLVDRDLAVFIADTPQMAAYRQDLFWAQEYAKYNRAMMMTLLQDVVRREFPKARVGFDEMISCHHNYVAEERYEGVDVLVTRKGAIRAGSGEYGIIPGSMGTGSYIVRGLGNAAAFNSASHGAGRKMSRTAAKKRFTTRDLVEQTQGVECRKDAGVVDEIPGAYKSIEKVMDQQRDLVEVVAHLKQVVCVKG; from the coding sequence ATGTCGTACACCGAAGTACCCGGCATCCGCGTCCCCATCCGGATGTGGACCGACCCGGCCACCGTCGAGGGCCAGGCCATGCAGCAGCTGCGCAACATCAGCTCGCTCCCGTGGCTGCACGGCCTCGCCGTGATGCCCGACGTCCACCTGGGCAAGGGCGCCACCGTCGGCTCCGTCATCGCCATGAAGGGCGCCGTCTGCCCCGCGGCGGTCGGCGTGGACATCGGCTGCGGAATGACCGCCGTCAAGACCTCGCTCACCGCGGCCGACCTGCCCGACGACCTGTCGCGGCTGCGCTCCAAGATCGAGCAGGCCATCCCGGTCGGCCGAGGCCTGCACTCCGAGCCGGTCGGCCCGGGGAAGCTGCACGGCCTCTCGACGGCGGGCTTCGGCGGGCTCTGGGAGCGCTTCGACGGCATCGCGTCCGAGGTGCTCTGGAAGCGTGAGCGGGCGGCGCAGCAGATGGGAACCCTCGGCGGCGGTAATCATTTCATCGAGTTGTGTGTTGATGAGGCCGGCGCTGTGTGGCTGATGCTGCACTCCGGTTCGCGCAACATCGGCAAGGAACTGGCCGAGCACCACATGGGCGTGGCCCGCTCGCTCCCGCACAACCAGGGGCTGGTCGACCGCGACCTCGCGGTGTTCATCGCGGACACCCCGCAGATGGCGGCCTACCGCCAGGACCTGTTCTGGGCGCAGGAGTACGCCAAGTACAACCGGGCGATGATGATGACGCTCCTGCAGGACGTCGTGCGGCGGGAGTTCCCCAAGGCGAGGGTCGGCTTCGACGAGATGATCAGCTGCCACCACAACTACGTGGCGGAGGAGCGCTACGAGGGCGTCGACGTGCTGGTGACCCGCAAGGGCGCGATCCGGGCTGGCTCGGGCGAGTACGGCATCATCCCGGGCTCGATGGGCACCGGTTCGTACATCGTCCGCGGTCTGGGCAACGCCGCGGCGTTCAACTCGGCGTCGCACGGCGCCGGCCGGAAGATGAGCCGCACGGCGGCGAAGAAGCGGTTCACCACCCGGGACCTCGTCGAGCAGACCCAGGGCGTGGAGTGCCGCAAGGACGCGGGCGTGGTCGACGAGATCCCGGGCGCGTACAAGTCGATCGAGAAGGTCATGGACCAGCAGCGCGACCTGGTCGAGGTGGTCGCCCACCTCAAGCAGGTCGTCTGCGTGAAGGGCTGA
- a CDS encoding glutaminase: MDYQQLLQDVMAEALGGGARGRSADYIPALAAADPGAFGMAIATVDGAVHGVGEWERAFSIQSVSKLFTLALALAEGGDGLWRGVGREPSGNPFNSLVQLETEHGIPRNPFINAGALVVTDRLLELTGDAVGAVREFLRTESGNPEVGTDDAVAASEARHGHRNAALAHFIASYGNLRNPVDSVLAHYYAHCAISASCRDLALAGLFLARHGVRVDGSRLLSRSEAKRINAVMLTCGTYDAAGEFAYRVGLPGKSGVGGGVLAILPGRGSVCVWSPGLDAAGNSVLGVAALDALTTATGWSVF; the protein is encoded by the coding sequence GTGGACTACCAGCAGCTTCTTCAGGACGTGATGGCCGAGGCGCTCGGCGGCGGGGCGCGGGGCCGGTCGGCCGACTACATCCCGGCGCTGGCGGCGGCCGATCCGGGGGCGTTCGGGATGGCGATCGCGACGGTGGACGGGGCGGTCCACGGGGTGGGGGAGTGGGAGCGGGCGTTCTCGATCCAGTCGGTGTCGAAGCTGTTCACGCTCGCCCTGGCGCTGGCCGAGGGCGGGGACGGGCTGTGGCGCGGGGTCGGCCGGGAGCCGTCCGGCAATCCGTTCAACTCGCTGGTGCAGCTGGAGACCGAGCACGGCATCCCGCGGAACCCGTTCATCAACGCGGGTGCGCTGGTGGTGACGGACCGGCTGCTGGAGCTGACCGGTGACGCGGTGGGGGCGGTCAGGGAGTTCCTGCGGACGGAGTCGGGGAACCCGGAGGTGGGGACGGACGACGCGGTGGCGGCCTCGGAGGCCCGGCACGGGCACCGGAACGCGGCGCTGGCGCACTTCATCGCGAGCTACGGCAATCTGCGCAACCCGGTGGACAGCGTGCTGGCCCACTACTACGCGCACTGCGCGATCTCGGCGAGCTGCCGGGACCTGGCGCTGGCGGGGCTGTTCCTGGCGCGGCACGGGGTGCGGGTGGACGGTTCGCGGCTGCTGTCGCGCAGCGAGGCGAAGCGGATCAACGCGGTGATGCTGACCTGTGGGACGTACGACGCGGCGGGGGAGTTCGCGTACCGGGTGGGGCTGCCGGGGAAGAGCGGGGTGGGCGGCGGGGTGCTGGCGATACTGCCGGGGCGCGGTTCGGTGTGCGTGTGGAGTCCGGGGCTGGACGCGGCGGGGAACTCGGTGCTGGGGGTGGCGGCGCTGGACGCGCTGACGACGGCGACCGGATGGTCGGTGTTCTGA
- a CDS encoding HPr family phosphocarrier protein, producing the protein MAERRVTVGWAEGLHARPASIFVRAVTSTGVPMTIAKEGGTPVNAGSMLGLLGLGAEGGQTVILASEADDADGALDRVAKLVQGGLDELPAA; encoded by the coding sequence ATGGCAGAGCGCCGCGTCACCGTCGGTTGGGCCGAAGGCCTGCACGCCCGTCCCGCCTCCATCTTCGTCCGCGCCGTCACCTCCACGGGCGTGCCCATGACCATCGCCAAGGAGGGCGGCACCCCCGTCAACGCCGGCTCCATGCTCGGCCTCCTCGGCCTCGGCGCCGAAGGCGGCCAGACCGTCATCCTCGCCTCCGAGGCCGACGACGCCGACGGCGCCCTCGACCGCGTGGCCAAGCTCGTCCAGGGCGGCCTCGACGAACTCCCCGCCGCCTGA
- a CDS encoding GNAT family N-acetyltransferase, producing MDDSAARPPRQGDDEHGYPQHWEADVLLRDGGTARIRPITPADADRLVEFYEQVSDQSKYFRFFAPYPRLSDKDVKRFTHHDYVNRVGLAVVVRDRFIATVRYDRTDASGRPSETGTDAEVAFLVQDAHQGRGVASALLEHIAAVAQERGIRRFTAEVLPENRKMVKVFTDAGYTQHRSFADGVVHLELDLEPTAASLAVMRAREHRAEARSVQRLLTPRSVAVVGVSRNPQSVGRAVLRDLAAGFDGPVYAVNRNAEPGTELDGVATHRALSDIPGPVDLVVLAVPEPAVPAAVAECGAHGVQGLVVLTAGYAETGPEGLDRQRALVRQARAGGMRVIGPNAFGLLNTDPEHPLNASLAPALPARGPFGLFCQSGAIGVALLEGAHRRGLGVSSFASVGNRADVSGNDLLQYWEEDEATEVVLLYLESFGNPRKFTRIARRLATAKPVVVLKGARHTGSLPPGHAVQPAASRLLDATADALFQQAGVIRVDTITELFDTGELLAAQPLPAGDRVAVVGNSDSLGLLSYDACLSAGLRPRTPVDLTTGATGENFRIALDTALADPAVDAVIAVAIPPIGVHGAVPDPAVREDDPEIARALLDAARRGRELGKPLLLVHLALGGLAERLREGRVPAYPAPERAVHALADAVRYAAWRRSSEEAVGTARVPELEGVDEAGARALVEAALGSREAVAARLQPGGARVTLPEGQAAELLGRYGIEVSPVLPAPDEEAAVRAAAALGYPVALKATAEHLRHRPDLGSVRLDLTGEAELRRAHRELDVLLGGAGRARLVVQRLAPRGVDTVIAASVDPAVGTILSFGLAGAPAELLGDLAHRLVPATDRDVAGLIREVRAAPLLFGWRGAAPVDTGALEELLLRVSRLVDDLPEVAGVDLEPVVVAPQGLAVLGARVRIAPLPVRTDLGPRAMSTL from the coding sequence GTGGACGACTCCGCGGCCCGCCCCCCGCGCCAGGGCGACGACGAGCACGGCTACCCCCAGCACTGGGAGGCCGACGTCCTGCTCCGCGACGGCGGCACGGCGCGGATCCGGCCGATCACCCCGGCCGACGCCGACCGGCTGGTGGAGTTCTACGAGCAGGTCTCCGACCAGTCCAAGTACTTCCGCTTCTTCGCCCCGTACCCACGGCTGTCCGACAAGGACGTCAAGCGGTTCACCCACCACGACTACGTCAACCGGGTCGGCCTCGCGGTGGTGGTGCGGGACCGTTTCATCGCCACCGTCCGCTACGACCGCACCGACGCCTCCGGGCGGCCCTCGGAGACCGGGACCGACGCCGAGGTGGCCTTCCTGGTGCAGGACGCCCACCAGGGCCGGGGCGTGGCCTCCGCGCTGCTGGAGCACATCGCCGCGGTGGCCCAGGAGCGCGGCATCCGCCGGTTCACCGCCGAGGTGCTGCCGGAGAACCGCAAGATGGTGAAGGTCTTCACCGACGCCGGCTACACCCAGCACCGCAGCTTCGCCGACGGCGTGGTCCACCTGGAGCTGGACCTGGAGCCCACCGCCGCCTCGCTGGCGGTGATGCGGGCCCGCGAGCACCGCGCCGAGGCCCGTTCGGTGCAGCGGCTGCTCACCCCGCGCTCGGTGGCCGTGGTCGGGGTCTCGCGCAACCCGCAGTCGGTCGGCCGGGCCGTGCTGCGCGACCTCGCGGCGGGCTTCGACGGCCCGGTGTACGCGGTGAACCGCAACGCCGAGCCGGGCACCGAGCTGGACGGGGTGGCCACCCACCGCGCGCTGTCGGACATCCCCGGGCCGGTGGACCTCGTCGTGCTCGCCGTGCCCGAGCCGGCCGTGCCCGCCGCGGTCGCCGAGTGCGGTGCGCACGGCGTGCAGGGCCTGGTGGTGCTCACCGCCGGGTACGCCGAGACCGGCCCGGAGGGCCTGGACCGCCAGCGTGCCCTGGTCCGGCAGGCCCGGGCCGGCGGGATGCGGGTGATCGGCCCGAACGCGTTCGGCCTGCTCAACACCGACCCGGAGCACCCGCTCAACGCCTCGCTGGCCCCCGCACTGCCGGCCCGCGGCCCGTTCGGCCTGTTCTGCCAGTCCGGCGCGATCGGGGTGGCGCTGCTGGAGGGCGCCCACCGCCGGGGCCTGGGCGTCTCCTCCTTCGCCTCGGTCGGCAACCGCGCCGACGTCTCCGGCAACGACCTGCTCCAGTACTGGGAGGAGGACGAGGCCACCGAGGTGGTGCTGCTCTACCTGGAGTCCTTCGGCAACCCCCGCAAGTTCACCCGGATCGCCCGCCGACTGGCCACCGCCAAGCCGGTGGTGGTCCTCAAGGGCGCCCGGCACACCGGCAGCCTGCCGCCCGGGCACGCCGTCCAGCCAGCCGCCAGCCGGCTGCTGGACGCCACCGCCGACGCCCTGTTCCAGCAGGCCGGGGTGATCCGGGTGGACACCATCACCGAGCTGTTCGACACCGGCGAGCTGCTCGCCGCCCAGCCGCTTCCGGCCGGCGACCGGGTCGCCGTGGTCGGCAACTCCGACTCGCTGGGCCTGCTCAGCTACGACGCCTGCCTGAGCGCCGGGCTGCGCCCGCGCACCCCGGTGGACCTGACCACCGGCGCCACCGGCGAGAACTTCCGGATCGCGCTGGACACCGCGCTCGCCGACCCGGCCGTGGACGCGGTGATCGCGGTCGCCATCCCGCCGATCGGCGTGCACGGCGCCGTCCCGGACCCGGCCGTGCGCGAGGACGACCCGGAGATCGCCCGGGCCCTGCTGGACGCCGCCCGGCGCGGCCGGGAGCTGGGCAAGCCGCTGCTGCTGGTCCACCTGGCGCTCGGCGGCCTCGCCGAGCGGCTGCGCGAGGGGCGGGTGCCCGCGTACCCGGCGCCCGAGCGGGCGGTTCACGCGCTGGCCGACGCGGTCCGGTACGCGGCCTGGCGGCGGAGCAGCGAGGAGGCGGTCGGGACGGCGCGGGTGCCGGAGCTGGAGGGGGTGGACGAGGCGGGGGCGCGGGCGCTGGTGGAGGCGGCGCTGGGGTCGCGGGAGGCGGTGGCGGCGCGGCTGCAGCCGGGTGGGGCGCGGGTGACGCTGCCGGAGGGGCAGGCCGCAGAGCTGCTGGGGCGGTACGGGATCGAGGTGAGTCCGGTGCTGCCGGCGCCGGACGAGGAGGCGGCGGTGCGGGCGGCGGCGGCGCTGGGGTACCCGGTGGCGTTGAAGGCGACGGCGGAGCACCTGCGGCACCGGCCGGACCTGGGCAGTGTCCGGCTGGACCTGACGGGCGAGGCGGAGCTGCGGCGGGCGCACCGGGAGCTGGACGTGCTGCTGGGCGGGGCGGGGCGGGCGCGGCTGGTGGTGCAGCGGTTGGCGCCGCGGGGGGTGGACACGGTGATCGCGGCCTCGGTGGATCCGGCGGTGGGGACGATCCTGTCGTTCGGGCTGGCGGGGGCGCCGGCGGAGTTGCTGGGTGATCTGGCGCACCGGTTGGTGCCGGCGACGGACCGGGACGTGGCGGGGTTGATCCGGGAGGTGCGGGCGGCGCCGTTGCTGTTCGGGTGGCGGGGTGCGGCGCCGGTGGACACGGGGGCGCTGGAGGAGTTGCTGCTGCGGGTGTCGCGGCTGGTGGACGATCTGCCGGAGGTGGCGGGGGTGGATCTGGAGCCGGTGGTGGTGGCGCCGCAGGGGTTGGCGGTGCTGGGGGCGCGGGTGCGGATCGCCCCGCTCCCGGTGCGGACCGATCTGGGGCCACGCGCCATGAGCACCCTGTAA